The genomic region AATACGATTTAAAGCAGATCTTAATTCTGGCATGCTACTTTTTTGATATTTTTTCAAAACAGCTTCATCACTTCCTAGAATACCTTTAAAATATGCGATACGTTGATCTGTTTCTGCCTCTACTTCTTGATCACTCACTGTAATACTGTCTTGTACTGCATGGTGAGCAAACATCTTTTCACGCAATATACTTTCTATCAACTGACAGTCTGATAATTCACCTAGATCTTGATCGCCTTGAATTTCTAAAAGCTGCTTTTTAATATCTGAATTAAGTATAACATAATCACCTACTACACCTGATACTCCATCGATAAGCTCTCTAACCTGAACTACTGGAGCTGGTTTTACAGAATCTATTTTACGCATAGCCAGCAGCACTTCTTCCTTTACCTGCTCATCAGACATTTGAATGGTATCTGTTTGTGCTAGAGACGCTTTCGCGAAAGCGAGACCTAATACAACCAATAGGTATTTATGACTTAATTTGAAATTTCTTACTCTTGATAGCATCATCTAATAAATCTTTTTCTAATTTTTTAATGTAATTAAGTTTGCGCCTGTTAAGCAACACTTGTTTTATTGTAGGTTTAACGTAAGATAGTGGTGCATTATCACCGCGGCGCAATACATTATTGAATCGCACCAAATATACGCCAACACTATCTTCTAATTTCCAATATTTATTATCTTTTATATACTGATCTTCATTTGCCGGCGTGATGGCACTCACTCGATTAAAAACAATCTTCTTTTGTACCCAAATACTATCGTTTAAAAAATGACTTTTAAATCCTAACGATAGACTGTCTATTTTTTTTAAGGCATCTACCGTGCCTTTTTTAAATAGCTTATTTACCATTTCAACATCTGCATATAAAGGATCTAATTGCACATAACGGAATTGCACTAAATCCTCGTTGAGTTTAAAGTCCTTTTGATGCTCGTTAAAATAGTTTTCTATGGCTACAGATTTAATAAGTGTGTCCAGATTTTGCTTAGTCAGCTCTTGCTTATAGGCCTGTGAATACAGCTCAAATCTATATTTCTCAATTAATTTATCAAGCTGTTCTTGTTGTGATAAGGATATATTTTTGCGGGCATTTTGCATTAACAGTCGCTCTGTCGCCCAATTATTTATATAACCAGATACGATAATTGTGCTGTCCTCTGTCGTGTAATGATCTGGTAACAGGTTTTCTATATCTTCATTTGTAAGATATGCATCGCCCACTACAACCACTGCATCTACTGGTTGAGATTGTTTAAAATATTCACAAGAGTTGATCAATATTAAAAAAGCTATGTAATAAAACAGTTTATGCATTTTTTGCTATTGCTTTTTTAACTTTTTTAAAGGTCTTTTTATTCACTTCAATTGTCCTACCATTTCTCAACGAAGACAACCAGTCTTTTTCTAGTTGCTGCTGGTAATCGTTGATCACGGCACCACGCGCTTCTTCTAAAGTTTTTGAAGAAGGCTCTAAGATCTCTTTTACAAGAATTACTTTGTAAAAGCCTGTTTTTTCATCATAATAGATTGATGACACGCCTTCTTTAACTTCAAAATTTTCTGGTAGGCGATTATAAGTTTCTTCTACAACACCATTAGACATCATCACCTTAGTACGTCCATCAATATTAAATTGTTTTTTAATATCCTCTTTAGAGGTGCCATTTTTTAATAACTGTTGTACTTCTTTTGCTACCTGTTCTGTAGTATTTTGTGTTAAGATAATATCTAATCTACGTTTCCATTGATATTTATCTTTATGTAAGTCATAGTATGCTTGTTGACCTAGTGAATCTTCCTTGGCCTTATTCCATACTTTGGTTTCTAGTAAATCAAACAATAAAAGGCCTTCTTTATACTCATCATATATAAAAGCAAAGTCTTTATTTTCATTCTCTAGATTTTTGTCATAATAGGCTGCTATAGAAGTATCGATAAAATCATAATAGAACTTTTTCACCTTTTCTTCTTTACTACTATAATTAGTAAAATCTTTTTTCTGACGACTCATAACGTTTTTATAGAAATCTGCATAGGTAATTTCTTTATCGTTAATAGTAAACATTTTTAAACCAGCTGTTTTGTGAGCAGCATCAAATTGCCAGCTATTGTTTAATATAGAATCTGTTATCACCGTATTTAAGACAGTAAGCACGTCATCAGATCGTTGTACATTGTATTTTTCTCGCAATCTTTTATTAAATGAATCAGTAATCTTGCGAGCTCTAGGTGATTTTCTGATTTTTTCTTTTAGGGATGGAGCGAGTTCTTCATAACTACCTACAGGATGTTTTTCTATCAATTTAACGATATGCCATCCAAATTTAGATTTAAAAGGAGCTGAGTATGATCCTTTTTCCTTTAAACTAAATGCAATATCTTCAAATACAGATGCATTCAATCCACCTGTACCGAATCGATCTAACTTACCACCACGTGAAGCAGAATTCATATCATCAGAGAATTCCCTAGCTAGTTCTTCAAACTTACCAGTCTCTTGTAATTGTTTATAAACTTCGTTAATCCGTTTTTCTGCTGTTTTTTCTTGCGCGTCTCTAGCATCAAAAGTCATGATATGCGACACAGTTATCTCTCCTCTAGCTGGTCTATCCTCAAAAACCTTAACGATATGATACCCAAAATCAGTTCTAAAAATATCTGAATGTTTTCCCACCTCAGTGTTGAATGCGGCATTCTCAAATGGATATACCATTCTAAAAACACTAAACCAGCCCAACTTACCTTCATTACCGGCACTAGGACCTTCACTTTTTGTACGTGCTAATTGAGAAAAGTCTGCTCCATTATCTAATTCATTTTTAATAGAATTAATTTTATTCCACGCTTTTAATGTGTCTTGTGGTGAATCACCTGGACCTACTTTGACTAGTATGTGACTTGCGTTTACTTCCCTTTTCTTACGATCATAAGCCTCTCTAACTAAAGATTCTGTCACTTCAGTATCTGTTAAATAAGCTTGAGCTAGACTTTGCCTGTAATTATTAAGCTCTTTTTTATAGGACTCTTTGTGATCAAGATTCATTTCATACGCCTGTAATAGCTTTAATCTATAGTCTATATAAAGGTCTAAATAATTATCAATATCTTTTTGAGAATCATCCTGTACGATGTCTAGGTTCTTAAGATAAACTCTCATAAATGTCCCTGCATCATAGGTATTATTATCTATGGTCAGTAATGTTTTATTTTCTAGTTCTTGAGCGACCGCTATAGAACTTATGAAAAGTAATAGTATCGTAAAAAAACGTTTTATAGAAATCATATTAATTCTCTTTCAAGGCTAGCAAAAATAACCATATTTTAACCCTATACAAAACGCTTCCTTTCTAGAACTAGTATATTGATTTTACTTCTATTTTAATCATACATTCTATAGTAACGATCTAGTTAGTTATTAAACGCTGTCACGACTTAATTATCATGATAAAAAGTACGCATCAAGTCACTATTCCATTACCTATAAACAAAGTAATGGAACTATTTAAAAATCAGGATTATTTTAAAGAGTGGCAAAAAGGATTAGTCAGTTTTAAAAACCTAACACCTCATATAGGTCAACAAGGAAGTAAACGCAGTATGAAAATTAAAGCTGCTGGCACAACAATAACAATGATTGAAGAGATAACCGCTATAGAATTACCGCACTTATGGGAGGCAACATATAGAACAAATGGTGTACTCAATAAGCAAAGTAATAAATTCCAAGAAAAACTGATTAAAAATGGGGATGATACACAACTAGTAACCATATGGGATAGCACGGCTACATTCACTTTTACTGGAATGATGCGCATTATCGCAAAAGGCAGACCACAAATTTTC from Nonlabens arenilitoris harbors:
- a CDS encoding SRPBCC family protein, coding for MIKSTHQVTIPLPINKVMELFKNQDYFKEWQKGLVSFKNLTPHIGQQGSKRSMKIKAAGTTITMIEEITAIELPHLWEATYRTNGVLNKQSNKFQEKLIKNGDDTQLVTIWDSTATFTFTGMMRIIAKGRPQIFTSQTHQHMEDFKTFATSM
- a CDS encoding peptidylprolyl isomerase is translated as MISIKRFFTILLLFISSIAVAQELENKTLLTIDNNTYDAGTFMRVYLKNLDIVQDDSQKDIDNYLDLYIDYRLKLLQAYEMNLDHKESYKKELNNYRQSLAQAYLTDTEVTESLVREAYDRKKREVNASHILVKVGPGDSPQDTLKAWNKINSIKNELDNGADFSQLARTKSEGPSAGNEGKLGWFSVFRMVYPFENAAFNTEVGKHSDIFRTDFGYHIVKVFEDRPARGEITVSHIMTFDARDAQEKTAEKRINEVYKQLQETGKFEELAREFSDDMNSASRGGKLDRFGTGGLNASVFEDIAFSLKEKGSYSAPFKSKFGWHIVKLIEKHPVGSYEELAPSLKEKIRKSPRARKITDSFNKRLREKYNVQRSDDVLTVLNTVITDSILNNSWQFDAAHKTAGLKMFTINDKEITYADFYKNVMSRQKKDFTNYSSKEEKVKKFYYDFIDTSIAAYYDKNLENENKDFAFIYDEYKEGLLLFDLLETKVWNKAKEDSLGQQAYYDLHKDKYQWKRRLDIILTQNTTEQVAKEVQQLLKNGTSKEDIKKQFNIDGRTKVMMSNGVVEETYNRLPENFEVKEGVSSIYYDEKTGFYKVILVKEILEPSSKTLEEARGAVINDYQQQLEKDWLSSLRNGRTIEVNKKTFKKVKKAIAKNA